The Terrirubrum flagellatum nucleotide sequence TCAGGGCAAGGGCGTCGCCGGCCGGCTTCTCAACCATCATCTGTCGCGGCTCGGGCAACGAGGCGCGCGAGCCGTGTTCCTCGAGGTCGAGGAGGGCAATACGCCTGCAATCGCGCTCTATCGCCGCTATGGCTTCGCCGAGGTCGGGCGGCGGAAATCCTACTATCCCAAGGCCGATGGGCGCACGGCCGACGCGCTGACGATGAGACGGGACATGGTTTGAACGATTGCGCTGAGCGGCGCGACCAAATATCTAGTCATATGACTAGTCATTTGGAGGCGCTGTGAAGACCTGGCCGGTGCATGACGCGAAGGCGCGTTTCAGCGAACTGCTCGACGCCTGCGTCGCGGAAGGTCCCCAGGCCGTGACGAAGCGCGGCGTGGAAGCCGCAGTGCTGGTCTCCGCCGCTGAATGGCGGCGACTGACAGAGGCCGCCCGGCCCTCCCTCAAGGAGCTGCTGCTGACGGATCAGGCGCGGGCGGACCTGCCCATTCCGGAACGGGGACGGGCGCAGCGGCGCGCGCCGGCGCCTCTGTGACAGGCTACCTTCTCGACACCAACGTCGTCTCGGAGCTGCGAAAGCCCAAACCCCATGGCGGCGTTGTCGCCTGGTTGAGCGGACTCGACGATGCGCAGATTCATCTTCCGGCCGTGGCGATCGGAGAAATTCAGGCCGGCGTCGAGCTGACGCGCGAGCAGGATGAGACGAAAGCGGCGGAGATCGAAAGATGGCTTGATCAGGTCGCCGCGTCCTACAACGTGCTCGCCATGGATGGCCGGGCCTTTCGCATCTGGGCGCGGCTGATGCATCGCCAGTCCGATGCGATGTACGAAGACGCGATGGTGGCGGCGATCGCGATTTCGCACGGATTGACGGTCGCCACCCGGAACGTCCGCGACTTCGCGCGTTTCGCGACGCCTTTGTTCAATCCCTTCGCCGCCTGAGCTGAATATTTCGCAGCCCGCCTCTCGCCCGGCGAGGCCAATAGACGCCTGCAATATCCGCTCATATAACCCGCCGAACTAACAACCGGACGAATTCGTGCCAACCTCCCGACTTGCCGCGATCGAAACCGCGTGCCGCGCCAAGGGGCTGCGCGTCACGGGTCCGCGGCGCGTCATCGCGCAGGTTCTCTCCGAAGCGCATGATCATCCCGATGTGACCGAGCTGCATCGCCGCGCCGCCGCGCGCGATGCGCGGATTTCGCTCGCGACCGTCTACCGCACCGTCAAGATGTTCGAGGATATCGGCGTCATCGAGCGTCACGCCTTCAATGACGGTCGCGCGCGCTATGAACGCACGCCGACCGAACATCACGACCATCTCATCGACGTGAAGAGCGGCAAGGTGATCGAGTTTCATTCGGAAGAGATCGAGGAATTGCAGGCGCAGATCGCGGCGAAACTCGGCTACCGGATCGTCGGCCACCGGCTCGAACTCTATGTCGAGCCGCTGCCGAAAAAATCCGCCGGCGCGTGATTCCCGCCCTCAAGATCGGTCTGCTCGGGCTCGTCTTCGTCGCGCTCGCTCCGCTGCAATGGCTTGCGCTGCGGTTCGGCTGGCCGCTCGCCGGCGGAATTCCTGTCTGGTTCCACCGCATCGCCCGCGCGACGCTTGGATTGAAGGTGCGCGAGGTCGGCGCGATGGCTGCGGAGCGGCCGCTGCTGATTGTCTCCAACCACACGTCCTGGCTCGACATCGTCACGCTTGGCGGCGTCGCGCCCTTGTCCTTCATCGCGAAGTCGGAAGTCTCGACCTGGCCGGCGGTGAAGACGCTGGCGAAACTCCAGCGCACGATCTTCGTCGACCGGGCCCGGCGCAGCGCCACAGCCAAGGTGAACCAGTCGATCGGCGCGCGGCTCGCCGGCGGCGATCCCATGGTGTTGTTCGGGGAAGGCACCACCAGCGACGGCCAGCGAACGCTGCCCTTCCGTTCGGCGCTGATCGGGGCCGCCCAGGCGGCCGGCGGCGGCGCCCTGATCCAGCCCGTGGCCATCGCCTATGTCAGCCGGAATGGTCTGCCCGTGACCCGGACAGGCCGCGCCGAGCTCGCCTGGTTCGGCGACATGGAGCTGGCCCCGCACCTCATGCCGCTTCTTGCCAGCGGGACGATCGGAGCCGTGATCGTCTGGGGCGATCCGATCCGGA carries:
- a CDS encoding Fur family transcriptional regulator; the encoded protein is MPTSRLAAIETACRAKGLRVTGPRRVIAQVLSEAHDHPDVTELHRRAAARDARISLATVYRTVKMFEDIGVIERHAFNDGRARYERTPTEHHDHLIDVKSGKVIEFHSEEIEELQAQIAAKLGYRIVGHRLELYVEPLPKKSAGA
- a CDS encoding type II toxin-antitoxin system Phd/YefM family antitoxin, translating into MKTWPVHDAKARFSELLDACVAEGPQAVTKRGVEAAVLVSAAEWRRLTEAARPSLKELLLTDQARADLPIPERGRAQRRAPAPL
- a CDS encoding type II toxin-antitoxin system VapC family toxin, producing the protein MTGYLLDTNVVSELRKPKPHGGVVAWLSGLDDAQIHLPAVAIGEIQAGVELTREQDETKAAEIERWLDQVAASYNVLAMDGRAFRIWARLMHRQSDAMYEDAMVAAIAISHGLTVATRNVRDFARFATPLFNPFAA
- a CDS encoding 1-acyl-sn-glycerol-3-phosphate acyltransferase; this translates as MIPALKIGLLGLVFVALAPLQWLALRFGWPLAGGIPVWFHRIARATLGLKVREVGAMAAERPLLIVSNHTSWLDIVTLGGVAPLSFIAKSEVSTWPAVKTLAKLQRTIFVDRARRSATAKVNQSIGARLAGGDPMVLFGEGTTSDGQRTLPFRSALIGAAQAAGGGALIQPVAIAYVSRNGLPVTRTGRAELAWFGDMELAPHLMPLLASGTIGAVIVWGDPIRTGPETDRKRLAADLARWAQKAYAAALHGLV